A DNA window from Catenulispora sp. MAP5-51 contains the following coding sequences:
- a CDS encoding DUF899 domain-containing protein, translating into MELPAVVSQEEWREARTALLKEEKAATALLDRIAERRRALPMVEVVKPYTFKGRDGEVALADLFDGRRQLIVYHFMWMGDAGCSSCSMVADNMGHPAHLGAADTNLVMVTRAPWPDIDRFQQRMGWSTPWYSSCDSDFNFDFHVTNDPEVAPVEYNYLNQAELEAKGMDYALTGDNPGLSVFLRDGDRIFHTYSAYARGCEALVGTYTYLDLTPLGRQLHITEFPHHDTYDGAAHHCH; encoded by the coding sequence GTGGAACTGCCCGCCGTCGTGTCGCAGGAGGAATGGCGCGAAGCCCGGACCGCGCTGCTCAAGGAGGAGAAGGCGGCCACCGCGCTGCTGGACCGGATCGCCGAACGCCGCCGCGCCCTGCCGATGGTCGAGGTGGTCAAGCCGTACACGTTCAAGGGCCGCGACGGCGAGGTCGCCCTGGCCGACCTGTTCGACGGCCGCCGGCAGCTGATCGTCTACCACTTCATGTGGATGGGCGACGCCGGCTGCTCGAGCTGCTCGATGGTCGCCGACAACATGGGCCACCCGGCCCACCTGGGAGCCGCGGACACGAACCTGGTCATGGTGACGCGCGCGCCGTGGCCGGACATCGACCGGTTCCAGCAGCGCATGGGCTGGAGCACGCCGTGGTACTCCTCCTGCGACAGCGACTTCAACTTCGACTTCCACGTGACCAACGACCCGGAGGTCGCCCCGGTCGAGTACAACTACCTGAACCAGGCCGAGCTGGAGGCGAAGGGGATGGACTACGCCCTCACCGGCGACAACCCCGGCCTCAGTGTCTTCCTGCGGGACGGCGACCGGATCTTCCACACGTACTCCGCCTACGCCCGGGGCTGCGAGGCGCTGGTCGGCACGTACACCTACCTCGACCTGACGCCGCTGGGCCGCCAGCTGCACATCACCGAATTCCCGCACCACGACACGTACGACGGCGCGGCGCACCACTGCCACTGA
- a CDS encoding alpha/beta fold hydrolase has product MATSSAPSAPSADRLTEGPHSFDVDGLTLRYHVHGAGPVCVAVPGGPGIAWEYLRSAALEQHLTMVYVEPAGTGDSGRLATHPHGYTRDLYSRHLAALIDHLPVARVHLLGHSHGGFVAQHHAILRPDQLAGVVLYESAPATGPEFGAEAARMVGELAERHAGNPHLADTLQAFASIPTISDDASMMRVARGIIPAYVASFWADPERWTELQEQIRATYISGLDEHGTPDPVDDRAALPTLRVPALVVAGRFDVICGVRWGQELNSLIPDSRLLILENSGHLGHLEEPELFAEAVTAFVAP; this is encoded by the coding sequence GTGGCCACCTCCTCCGCCCCCTCCGCCCCCTCCGCCGACCGGCTGACCGAAGGCCCGCACTCCTTCGACGTCGACGGCCTCACGTTGCGCTACCACGTCCACGGCGCCGGACCCGTATGCGTGGCCGTCCCGGGCGGCCCCGGCATCGCCTGGGAGTACCTGCGCTCCGCAGCCCTGGAGCAGCACCTGACGATGGTCTACGTGGAGCCGGCCGGCACCGGCGACTCCGGCCGCCTCGCCACACACCCGCACGGCTACACCCGCGACCTGTACAGCCGGCACCTGGCCGCACTGATCGACCACCTGCCGGTCGCACGCGTCCATCTACTGGGCCACTCCCACGGCGGATTCGTGGCGCAGCACCACGCGATCCTGCGCCCGGACCAGCTGGCCGGCGTGGTGCTCTACGAGAGCGCCCCGGCCACCGGCCCCGAATTCGGCGCCGAAGCCGCGCGCATGGTCGGCGAGCTAGCGGAACGGCATGCCGGCAACCCGCATCTGGCGGACACGCTGCAGGCGTTCGCGTCGATCCCGACCATCTCCGACGACGCATCGATGATGCGCGTGGCCCGCGGCATCATCCCGGCCTACGTCGCCTCGTTTTGGGCCGACCCCGAGCGCTGGACCGAGCTCCAGGAGCAGATCCGCGCCACCTACATCTCCGGCCTGGACGAGCACGGCACCCCCGACCCCGTCGACGACCGAGCCGCGCTGCCGACCCTGCGCGTACCGGCGCTGGTGGTGGCGGGCCGCTTCGACGTGATCTGCGGCGTCCGTTGGGGCCAGGAACTCAATAGTCTGATTCCAGACTCGCGGCTGCTGATCCTGGAGAACAGCGGACACCTCGGACACCTGGAGGAGCCGGAACTGTTCGCGGAGGCGGTCACGGCTTTCGTCGCCCCCTGA
- a CDS encoding RNA polymerase sigma factor: protein MNSLPDPDAELLRAAQTGEVTALALLLEHHRAGMRAVALSILGPGPDADDAVQDAVLVALRRIGDVRDPDAVGAWLRMVVRNQCRGRLREARRLVPVEELAPQRDPAAGPDETLDRHAMQDWVWEAIEQLSPTLQLPLVLRHFSSQVTAYDQIARVCGVPVGTVRSRLNQARTKLADALTATAEAAHSDARTRTAASWDDARDTLATAEAGAFGSVVAQRWSPEVALMYGAARLGGSALITRAMDCDLAAGVRQRPVNVTAGRSLAVWEMDITSPPENPGHCPPSAAWVMDLDGGKVTRLRLFHPRPMAESVVEQRLATPADAL from the coding sequence ATGAACTCGCTGCCTGACCCCGACGCGGAGCTGCTCCGTGCCGCGCAGACCGGTGAGGTCACCGCGCTGGCACTGCTGCTGGAACACCACCGGGCCGGGATGCGCGCCGTGGCGCTGAGCATCCTGGGCCCGGGACCGGACGCGGACGACGCGGTGCAGGACGCGGTTCTGGTGGCGCTGCGCCGGATCGGCGACGTGCGGGATCCGGACGCGGTCGGGGCATGGCTGCGGATGGTCGTGCGCAATCAGTGTCGCGGCCGGCTGCGTGAGGCGCGACGCCTTGTGCCGGTTGAGGAATTGGCTCCGCAGCGGGATCCGGCCGCCGGCCCGGACGAGACGCTCGACCGGCACGCGATGCAGGACTGGGTATGGGAGGCGATCGAGCAGCTGTCCCCGACCTTGCAGCTGCCGCTCGTGCTGCGCCACTTCAGCTCGCAGGTCACGGCGTACGACCAGATCGCGCGCGTCTGCGGCGTCCCGGTCGGCACGGTTCGCAGCAGGCTGAATCAGGCCCGCACCAAACTCGCCGACGCGCTGACCGCCACCGCCGAGGCCGCCCACAGCGACGCCCGCACCCGCACCGCGGCGAGCTGGGACGACGCCCGCGACACCCTCGCCACCGCCGAAGCCGGCGCCTTCGGATCGGTGGTGGCCCAGCGCTGGTCGCCCGAGGTCGCGCTGATGTACGGCGCCGCCCGCCTCGGTGGCAGTGCCCTGATCACCCGCGCCATGGACTGCGATCTCGCCGCCGGAGTGCGCCAGCGGCCGGTGAACGTGACCGCCGGCCGGTCGCTGGCGGTGTGGGAGATGGACATCACCAGCCCGCCGGAGAACCCCGGACACTGCCCGCCGTCCGCGGCGTGGGTCATGGATCTGGACGGCGGCAAGGTCACGCGGCTGCGGCTCTTCCACCCGCGTCCGATGGCCGAATCGGTTGTGGAGCAACGCCTCGCGACCCCAGCCGACGCCCTGTGA
- a CDS encoding MDR family MFS transporter: MPTSRQFPETHRETHPENRPETQPGTRRKTSVAAAMTALVLAVLLASLDQTIVSTALPRIAEDLNGFANIAWVSAAYLLASTAVTPLWGKLGDMVGRKPLYLAAASTFLIASVACGLAQNLAELIGARVLQGVGGGGMIVLTFALVGDIVPPAQRGRYQGMFGSVYGVASIVGPLLGGVFTDHLSWRWAFLINLPVGLVALAIAARALPGAVRGAKARIDYLGSLILASMATGLVLVTSFGQRWGWGSPAIVGLILATVGLAAVLLPVERRAAAPVLPPAMLGSRTVVFSSLIAFFANAAMFSVLVYLPTYLQIVHGVSATLSGISMLPLVAGLVVSQSLAGRWAAHVERLRAILLAGLGANLAGLLLLGTIGGGPNTVLLSVYFLITGIGIGMVPMVVLTTVQNSVPASDLGAASAVVTFARSIGAAFGVAVFGTLLDTGFAHRTRSLPTAGGFDAARPDSIGHLPAGLRQNALDAFAHATATGYLWIAPALAVGIGLALFLKPAPKTATTDENLDYELAA, encoded by the coding sequence ATGCCGACGTCACGGCAGTTCCCCGAGACCCATCGCGAAACCCATCCCGAGAACCGTCCCGAGACCCAGCCCGGGACCCGTCGTAAGACGAGCGTCGCCGCCGCGATGACCGCCCTGGTCCTGGCCGTCCTGCTCGCCTCCCTGGACCAGACGATCGTCTCGACCGCGCTGCCGCGCATCGCCGAGGATCTCAACGGATTCGCGAACATCGCCTGGGTCAGCGCCGCCTACCTGCTCGCCTCGACCGCCGTCACCCCGCTGTGGGGCAAGCTCGGCGACATGGTCGGCCGCAAGCCGCTCTACCTGGCCGCGGCCTCGACCTTCCTCATAGCCTCGGTGGCCTGCGGCCTGGCCCAGAACCTGGCCGAGCTGATCGGCGCCCGGGTCCTTCAGGGCGTGGGCGGCGGCGGCATGATCGTGCTGACCTTCGCGCTGGTCGGCGACATCGTCCCGCCGGCGCAGCGCGGCCGCTACCAGGGCATGTTCGGCTCCGTCTACGGCGTCGCGAGCATCGTCGGGCCGCTGCTCGGCGGCGTGTTCACCGACCACCTCTCGTGGCGCTGGGCCTTCCTGATCAACCTGCCCGTCGGCCTGGTCGCGCTGGCCATCGCGGCGCGGGCGCTGCCCGGGGCCGTCCGCGGCGCCAAGGCCCGCATCGACTACTTGGGCTCGCTGATCCTCGCGTCCATGGCCACCGGCCTGGTCCTGGTCACGTCCTTCGGCCAGCGCTGGGGCTGGGGCTCGCCGGCCATCGTGGGCCTGATCCTGGCGACCGTCGGCCTGGCCGCGGTACTGCTCCCGGTCGAGCGCCGCGCCGCCGCCCCGGTCCTGCCGCCGGCGATGCTCGGCTCCCGGACCGTCGTCTTCTCCTCGCTCATCGCCTTCTTCGCCAACGCCGCGATGTTCTCGGTGCTGGTCTACCTGCCGACCTACCTGCAGATCGTGCACGGCGTCTCGGCCACGCTGTCCGGTATATCGATGCTGCCGCTGGTCGCCGGCCTGGTGGTCAGCCAGTCCCTGGCCGGGCGGTGGGCCGCGCACGTCGAACGGCTGCGCGCGATCCTGCTCGCGGGCCTCGGAGCGAACCTGGCCGGACTGCTCCTGCTGGGCACCATCGGCGGCGGCCCGAACACGGTGCTGCTGAGCGTCTACTTCCTGATCACCGGTATCGGCATCGGCATGGTGCCGATGGTGGTGCTGACGACCGTCCAGAACAGCGTCCCGGCCTCCGACCTCGGAGCGGCCAGCGCCGTGGTGACCTTCGCGCGCTCCATCGGCGCCGCGTTCGGGGTCGCCGTCTTCGGCACTCTGCTCGACACCGGCTTCGCCCACCGCACCCGGAGCCTGCCGACCGCCGGCGGCTTCGACGCCGCACGGCCCGACAGCATCGGCCACCTGCCCGCAGGCCTGCGGCAGAACGCGTTGGACGCCTTCGCTCACGCGACGGCCACCGGATATCTGTGGATCGCTCCGGCCCTGGCCGTCGGGATCGGGCTCGCGCTGTTCCTGAAGCCCGCGCCGAAGACCGCGACGACCGATGAGAACCTCGACTATGAACTCGCTGCCTGA
- a CDS encoding cellulase family glycosylhydrolase, translating to MRTPSRLRLRLRLRLRLRLAAAVSTATVAAVLALPGAVRASPPAPTPAPTPDGVTRLTDSSGRVLDLRGFNLDKYDESTPDDIRAIADRGFTLIRLDITWARLEPAPGVYDAAAMGRIQQLMTAADRYGLHVLVDFHQDVYGPYFGGGQDGIPAWATRDDGLPFTPIPNDWFSEYFEPSVQAAFRHLYDDADLRAAQVAFYQHVATALRSHPSLLGYDLFNEPSGPVLGDPSDPAVLIASSQALEQGRLQEMYKRLISAIRKVDQQSWLFVEPTVLVGEGVPTALPGFADPRHGTPRIGYAPHFYDTAVEDGQDWNPTDGFVDNYVAAITAYPKAHGMPVIVGEWGENTGTPGNAALIVAQMKAMPTFATGWTRWYWGLGTGGYAPLDKAGNPLPGEAPMFVPFASAVAGTPTGSSFDTASGRYTLSYTQSGKGLQTTEIVLPGSVYPNGVAVAVSGRAMAVTIPPTGPGHSGRVLVFTTPATHGGSVTVTVRRR from the coding sequence ATGCGAACGCCTTCTCGTCTCCGTCTCCGTCTCCGTCTACGTCTCCGTCTACGTCTGGCCGCCGCGGTTTCCACAGCGACTGTCGCGGCCGTCCTCGCTCTTCCCGGCGCGGTGCGGGCCTCTCCGCCCGCGCCGACACCAGCACCGACACCAGACGGTGTCACTCGCCTGACCGACTCGTCGGGCCGAGTGCTGGACCTGCGCGGCTTCAACCTCGACAAGTACGACGAGTCCACACCGGACGACATCCGGGCCATCGCCGACCGCGGCTTCACCCTGATCCGGCTGGACATCACCTGGGCACGGCTGGAGCCGGCCCCCGGCGTCTACGACGCCGCCGCGATGGGGCGCATCCAGCAGCTGATGACGGCGGCCGACCGGTACGGACTGCACGTCCTGGTCGACTTCCACCAAGACGTCTACGGGCCCTACTTCGGCGGCGGACAGGACGGCATCCCGGCGTGGGCGACCCGGGACGACGGACTGCCGTTCACGCCGATCCCGAACGACTGGTTCAGCGAATACTTCGAGCCCTCGGTGCAGGCCGCGTTCCGGCACCTCTACGACGACGCGGACCTGCGGGCGGCCCAGGTCGCCTTCTACCAGCACGTCGCCACAGCGCTGCGGTCGCACCCGAGCCTGCTGGGCTACGACCTCTTCAACGAGCCGAGCGGCCCTGTTCTCGGCGACCCGTCCGATCCGGCGGTGCTGATCGCCTCCTCGCAAGCGCTGGAGCAGGGCCGGCTGCAGGAGATGTACAAGCGGCTGATCTCCGCCATCCGAAAGGTCGATCAGCAGTCCTGGCTGTTCGTGGAGCCGACGGTGTTGGTGGGCGAAGGGGTACCGACCGCCCTGCCGGGCTTCGCCGACCCGCGCCACGGAACGCCTCGGATCGGGTACGCGCCGCACTTCTACGACACGGCTGTAGAAGACGGCCAGGACTGGAACCCGACGGACGGCTTCGTTGACAACTACGTCGCCGCGATCACCGCCTACCCGAAGGCGCACGGCATGCCGGTGATCGTGGGCGAGTGGGGCGAGAACACCGGCACGCCGGGGAACGCCGCGCTGATCGTGGCGCAGATGAAGGCGATGCCGACGTTCGCGACCGGATGGACGCGCTGGTACTGGGGCTTGGGGACCGGCGGGTACGCGCCGTTGGACAAGGCCGGAAATCCGCTGCCGGGCGAGGCACCGATGTTCGTGCCCTTCGCTTCAGCGGTGGCCGGAACGCCGACCGGTTCGTCCTTCGACACGGCGTCCGGCAGGTACACCCTGAGCTACACACAGAGCGGGAAAGGCTTGCAGACCACCGAAATCGTGCTGCCCGGGTCCGTCTACCCGAACGGTGTCGCGGTAGCGGTGTCCGGCCGGGCGATGGCGGTGACCATCCCACCGACCGGGCCCGGACATTCGGGAAGGGTGCTGGTGTTCACCACCCCCGCGACTCATGGCGGATCAGTCACCGTCACCGTGCGGCGACGCTGA